A stretch of Aedes aegypti strain LVP_AGWG chromosome 2, AaegL5.0 Primary Assembly, whole genome shotgun sequence DNA encodes these proteins:
- the LOC110676920 gene encoding UDP-glucuronosyltransferase 1-1-like — protein sequence MFFEANHKTNEREGKNRFQSLQFRSLINQREEAIRNRRVFQPIAFSIIFTVMVKPSWFGSTVAIITILSSITPSSDGAKILLVSAFPGMSHWLTFEHVVNELLERGHELTAITNYRLKGSSNYTDRYREVLIEPVFDFENDLPMESYYRTSSFTNPFYKLKILWWLGLATTRHAFECENVRRFMREEGLRFDLVIAEQFAQESFLMFGHKYGASIVTINTLGYTDYIDRSFGMITPLSFVPHFFTEFTDEMNFYERCYNVILTIYDWAYRKFIYLPEHNAMAKQYFAISNYAGELPSVEELERNVSVILSNNHIISFRPRPKMIGMVDIAGLHIRAPNDLPRDIKKFIETSTKGTIYINFGTFLRSSAMPPETLEVFLQVFRNLPQYNFLWKWETDKVPELPPNVLLRKWIPQNDVLAHSDIKLFITHGGIFGAQEAVYWARPMLFVPFYGDQHGNALKLQKAGVGLTMSIANVTIEEFQGKVQEIVENPNFQSATNRLSKLFRDNPTDPLEEAVFWIEYVIRHHGAAHLKSAAVRMPWYQYLLLDIATAAVVLLCVVVWLVKYILAKACATKQDTNNMKKEKNV from the exons ATGTTTTTTGAAGCGAACCATAAGACGAACGAGAGAGAAGGGAAAAATAGGTTTCAGTCATTACAATTTCGCTCACTCATCAATCAAAGAGAAGAAGCCATTCGTAATAGACGTGTTTTTCAGCCCAtagcattttcaattatttttacagtaatG GTGAAGCCCTCTTGGTTCGGTTCAACTGTGGCGATCATTACCATTCTAAGCAGCATAACCCCTAGCAGCGATGGTGCCAAAATTTTACTCGTCTCTGCCTTCCCCGGCATGAGCCACTGGTTGACGTTCGAGCACGTCGTGAATGAACTGCTCGAACGGGGACATGAACTCACCGCCATTACCAACTATCGACTGAAAGGATCGTCCAACTACACCGATCGCTATCGCGAAGTACTGATCGAGCCTGTGTTCGATTTTGAGAACGATCTTCCAATGGAATCGTACTACCGTACGTCTTCATTCACGAATCCGTTCTACAAGTTGAAGATCTTGTGGTGGCTAGGACTAGCAACGACTCGGCATGCATTCGAGTGTGAAAACGTGCGAAGGTTCATGCGCGAAGAAGGTTTGCGATTTGATCTGGTGATCGCCGAACAGTTTGCCCAAGAGAGTTTTCTGATGTTTGGACACAAGTATGGAGCTTCTATTGTTACAATAA ACACGTTGGGATACACCGATTATATTGATCGTTCATTCGGGATGATAACCCCGCTGTCATTTGTACCCCATTTCTTCACGGAGTTCACCGATGAAATGAACTTTTATGAACGCTGCTACAATGTGATTCTTACAATATATGATTGGGCTTATCGCAAGTTCATATACCTGCCGGAGCATAATGCCATGGCCAAACAGTATTTTGCAATATCAAACTATGCTGGGGAGCTGCCATCCGTCGAAGAATTGGAACGAAATGTGAGTGTGATACTGTCAAACAATCACATCATTTCATTTCGACCAAGACCAAAAATGATCGGAATGGTGGATATCGCAGGACTTCACATTCGGGCTCCGAATGATCTGCCGCGTGACATAAAG AAATTTATCGAAACATCCACAAAAGGGACAATCTACATCAACTTTGGAACGTTCCTAAGAAGCTCTGCGATGCCACCGGAAACTCTTGAAGTGTTTCTGCAAGTGTTCCGCAATTTACCTCAGTACAACTTCCTTTGGAAATGGGAAACGGACAAGGTGCCGGAACTTCCACCAAACGTCCTTCTTCGCAAATGGATTCCTCAGAATGACGTTCTTGCGCACTCCGACATTAAGTTGTTCATTACCCACGGAGGCATTTTCGGTGCTCAAGAAGCGGTTTACTGGGCCCGTCCTATGCTATTTGTCCCATTCTACGGAGATCAGCATGGAAACGCACTTAAACTACAGAAGGCGGGAGTCGGGCTCACAATGTCGATTGCTAATGTAACCATAGAAGAATTCCAGGGCAAGGTACAAGAAATTGTGGAAAACCCAAACTTCCAAAGTGCTACCAATCGGTTATCAAAATTGTTCAGAGACAATCCCACGGATCCGCTGGAAGAGGCCGTGTTTTGGATCGAATACGTCATACGGCATCATGGAGCTGCACATCTGAAATCGGCTGCTGTGAGAATGCCATGGTATCAGTATCTCCTATTGGACATAGCTACCGCAGCTGTTGTTCTCCTTTGTGTAGTTGTGTGGcttgtaaaatatattttggcAAAAGCTTGTGCCACAAAACAAGACACAAACAACATGAAGAAGGAAAAGAATGTTTAA